Within the Clarias gariepinus isolate MV-2021 ecotype Netherlands chromosome 27, CGAR_prim_01v2, whole genome shotgun sequence genome, the region tttatttttactaaagaTTAAGTTAAAAGTTACAAGTGTAAAATGCCTtccttgattatttttttaatttttttttttagattttttccagattttctccctaatttagtcgtggccaattcctccccgtcactaggaggctcccacattaaggctactactacctcTCAGCCGTGACTATCACGTTTTTCCCTCcaaaccgcgtgacgccagcctaccgcatcttttcaaactgcttgctcacgcaccgttaggggcggagtaacacatttggaggacagcgctctctgctccttccgcgtgcgcgagctcacagacgcccctgattggctgtagagccgtgattaatgtgggagcgcgagtacctctcatccctcccctctgagagagctcggccaatcagctctctctagacctccggctgcgagaggttacagcatcactcaGCGATCAAACCAGCAAACTtcggatgatagggtgagcactttaccactgcgccactcggagcccctatttttgagttttaaacataaaacttttaagtttgtTTCTCATAATTTTAGGAGGTTTAACTTTCCGAGGTGgaaattgtgttgttttttttcccacaaaattgtacgtttttttcttgaaaatttagattttttttctccaaaagttttaaactgtaaaattcCCTGCCCCTCCTTCCCttccaacttaaaaaaaattgttttattccATATTGTCCCTAATACTCTGTCGTACTGATGTGTTTGGAGCATTTTTTGCTAAACTGTTGGTTGTTgccataatatttatttattttttatatttttattccattGAGAAGTTAGCGCAGTTACTGTGCCATTTAGGAGAAATCCATTTCAGTGACCTCAAACATAAAAGCTACTGTAACAGTCAGGTTTAAAATCGTGAgagcttatatatttttttttcactcatcaTTTTGTATAGACATTCAACATCATTTCCCATATTGATGAGAAATCCAGAGTAGACGTAGATGCTTGAGCGAGCGATGGATCCGGTGTCCGAGAATACGATGTGCTGTAGCTCCTGCATGCGATACTGACTTATATGATACTGATACTGACTGAGTTTCAGCTTAGTGACTTGTGAGATGATGAATGTGATGGCAGTGACAGCAGAATTAGAGTGAAAGCTGAAGCTTTGGAAGCTGATCTGTTTGAGCAGAGCATACAGAGGAGAAGAAGGAGCGGTGTTTGGACAGAATAAGGACTGAGTGAATGGTGGGTTAACTGCACCTGCACCCTATCAACAGGTAGAATGAGGAGTTGTGTGTAATGCaaggaattaattaattagagtAAAAACAGACCAGCATGTCGATAAAAATTCAAATATGTTAATTATAAAGATTAtgttccttttcattttttccccagGTTTAAGAAAAGATTAAACAAATAAGAATACAGAGTCTTGTGTAAatcagtctttttttattaatcatatCAACAAAATATGCTTGGAATGAAAACTTTTTATAACAacgactccatgcacactgagtCATTAGCTTTCAGTCATTCACACAGTCTGGAAGGGAGTCTGACTGATGTCCTGTAGTAGATTCTTGTCCAGTTTAAATGCCAGGAATCATGCAATACAATCATTCTTTCCGGACGTCAGTATGTCCCTGGATGGCagaaacaaaaattataattttgttttcagaCCGTGCAAAGCTGCTCCCAAGAGATTCACCAAGAGATCATCCAGGTTTATGAACTTCCTCCTCCACAAGGGGGCGTTTTTATCCTCAAGTGCAGGACTCCTGATAGGCCCGTATGATGCTGTCGTACGCCGGTGGAGGGGTCTGTGTGACATTGAAGCCTCTCACATTGCTGTTACCCCAGAAGGAGTCCGGTCTGGCCCTGGCCCTTGGCGGGGTGACCATGGAACTGGCTGTGCTGTTAGTCCCGGTGGCTCCGGTGTTGCTGGTCAGGGTGCCGTGGTTTCCTTCCTCGGCCTCGCGGGCGATCTGGCTGCACTGGATCAGCGGGTGGAAGGTGGACGCCCTGAAGCTGTCTTTGCGACCCAGCAGGTCGCCGTGATCGGTGGGTGAAGTCGAGGTCTGCCGATGGAAAGAGAACGCGGCGCTGGCCAGGCTGTTGTTGCTGCGCCGGTCGTAGGCACTGGGCTGGCGGCTGAAGACAGGGCGGGTGCGCGGGGACGAGGGGCGGCCTGAGGGGCGCGGCGACGGCATGCTAGTGATGGTGGCAGACGCACGTCGATGCGCCATCCAAGTAAGGACCACGTACACCAAAGCGCCCAGGAGGAGTCCCACCACCATGGATAGGCAGAATGCAAGGATCACATCGTCTGATGAGAGGAAGCAAAAATAGCAATGAGTGTAGAATAAGTATAAAATTTggccttttttaaatgtatatttacagtacagaagTCTAGGGTAACATTAAGCGGTGTTTAGACTTTTCTTTCATGAGTGAGGAGGAGTTTTTATTACTTCACCCTAAATCTCAAGTTATTTCTCTCCTCCTTCTCCGAACATGCCGTTTCGGTATCTATGCAAATGTGGTGTTGCTGAGCCACACCCACCAGATAACAGCAGGAGCTGAGCAACCATCTGGAGGAGGggttcttcttatatgaggtcacattagtgGGGAAATCTAATCGGCTTGTTTAAACacaggccaaaagttttttataaaaagtaggtaatgtttttttttaaatgtttgtttgtacacactGGAGACTGTCTAACCATCCCCTCAAGGTCCCCTTGTAGTCTGGGCAGTTTAAAGGGTGAGGTATTTAGACTATAGTATCACATGACGTGCTATAATGACTCTCTagtatttttttctatgcaGTATTGAAGTACATCGGAGGGGATACACTCTTGACCTTCAAGGCTTGTTTTTTCTCAtgttaaaagaaagaaacattgaTATTTATTTCCTCTCAAAATAGcatgtgtcacacacacagacattacaATGTCGTTACTTCAATTTAGCATCTCTGGGGTTGATCCAG harbors:
- the myct1a gene encoding myc target protein 1 homolog, whose translation is MCISAPSSSFSRDRAMADNSTNLILEILQSFSTNDVILAFCLSMVVGLLLGALVYVVLTWMAHRRASATITSMPSPRPSGRPSSPRTRPVFSRQPSAYDRRSNNSLASAAFSFHRQTSTSPTDHGDLLGRKDSFRASTFHPLIQCSQIAREAEEGNHGTLTSNTGATGTNSTASSMVTPPRARARPDSFWGNSNVRGFNVTQTPPPAYDSIIRAYQESCT